Proteins encoded by one window of Dyella humicola:
- a CDS encoding YXWGXW repeat-containing protein, giving the protein MLCTTRKLALLAALGIASASAVYSPTAAAGVAVDIGIDVAPPAPAFEVIPPPRAGFVWAPGYWRWEGQRHVWVGGNWMAVRPGYVYHQTRWERHHDGWHLHEGYWGR; this is encoded by the coding sequence ATGCTGTGCACCACCCGCAAACTCGCCCTGCTCGCAGCACTCGGTATCGCCAGCGCGAGCGCGGTCTATTCCCCAACCGCAGCGGCGGGTGTCGCCGTGGACATCGGCATCGACGTGGCGCCGCCGGCGCCCGCGTTTGAAGTGATTCCGCCGCCGCGCGCGGGTTTTGTCTGGGCGCCTGGCTATTGGCGCTGGGAAGGTCAGCGCCATGTGTGGGTCGGTGGCAACTGGATGGCGGTCCGTCCCGGCTACGTCTATCACCAGACCCGCTGGGAACGTCATCACGACGGCTGGCATCTGCACGAGGGTTACTGGGGACGCTGA
- a CDS encoding TetR/AcrR family transcriptional regulator: MSAIPTSKRAATRELILEHAYELARREGLEGLSIGSLAQGVGMSKSGVFAHFGSREDLQLAVLEAGQLRFLQRVKWPALKLPRGLPRLRAIVSHWIDWSCEYASGCVLLTAVSEYDGREGPLHDAVTRQQSGWRQEMCRAINHAMENGELGEDTDPAQLAFEIYALILGLHHDAGLFGFEQARQHTQTGFERLLASYRPAPDRRAAP, encoded by the coding sequence ATGAGTGCGATCCCGACCAGCAAACGTGCGGCCACCCGCGAACTGATCCTTGAGCATGCCTACGAGCTGGCCCGTCGTGAGGGGCTGGAAGGCCTGTCCATTGGCTCGTTGGCGCAAGGCGTCGGCATGTCCAAGAGCGGCGTCTTCGCCCATTTCGGTTCACGCGAGGATTTGCAGCTGGCCGTCCTGGAAGCAGGGCAGTTGCGCTTCCTGCAACGAGTGAAGTGGCCCGCGCTGAAGTTGCCGCGAGGCCTGCCACGGTTGCGAGCGATCGTGTCCCACTGGATCGACTGGTCATGCGAGTACGCGAGCGGTTGCGTACTGCTCACCGCGGTCAGCGAATACGACGGCCGCGAAGGTCCGCTGCACGACGCCGTCACCCGTCAGCAATCGGGATGGCGCCAGGAAATGTGTCGCGCGATCAACCATGCCATGGAGAACGGCGAGTTGGGCGAGGACACCGACCCGGCCCAGCTCGCCTTCGAAATCTACGCACTCATCCTGGGCCTGCATCACGACGCGGGCCTGTTTGGTTTTGAACAGGCCCGCCAGCACACGCAGACGGGCTTCGAGCGTTTGCTTGCCAGCTATCGTCCTGCCCCTGATCGGAGGGCCGCGCCATGA
- a CDS encoding alpha/beta hydrolase, with product MTRTTTAAKHHHATDALKLKAVRAGFALASRLAPARAVNRAAQLFVTPFGSSRARAQRAQPDADMTFAELDIAGQRIATYVWGDPKRQPYALLVHGWSSFGLRYLPWVKSLRALGYAVVTFDQPGHGKSGGRYCSLPDFVNTVREVGKHFGDAALTIAHSLGGTAAALAQGDAWHAQKLILIAPAADPVDATRRFTRFVHLGGHLNGRLHDRLELMSGVNIHDLQVHRHLPALGQPALIVHDMDDQDVPWAEGERYARYWRGARLLTTQGLGHRDVLDAPEVIEASLAFLRGEVVGERVVSSPNLPFGDS from the coding sequence ATGACTCGCACCACCACCGCCGCCAAACATCATCACGCTACCGACGCGCTCAAGCTCAAGGCCGTGCGCGCCGGTTTCGCACTCGCCAGCCGGCTTGCACCAGCGCGCGCAGTGAACCGCGCGGCACAGCTTTTCGTCACGCCATTCGGCAGCAGTCGCGCGCGCGCCCAGCGTGCCCAGCCCGATGCGGACATGACCTTTGCAGAGCTGGATATCGCTGGCCAGCGCATCGCCACCTATGTCTGGGGTGACCCGAAGCGGCAGCCTTATGCCTTGCTGGTGCATGGCTGGTCGAGTTTCGGTTTGCGCTATTTGCCGTGGGTGAAGTCGTTGCGGGCACTGGGTTACGCGGTGGTGACGTTCGACCAGCCGGGCCATGGCAAGAGTGGTGGGCGCTATTGCTCGCTGCCGGATTTCGTCAACACGGTGCGCGAGGTCGGCAAGCACTTCGGCGATGCCGCGCTGACCATCGCCCATTCGCTGGGCGGCACCGCGGCCGCGCTGGCGCAGGGTGATGCGTGGCATGCGCAGAAGCTCATCCTCATCGCGCCTGCTGCCGATCCGGTGGACGCCACCCGCCGCTTCACCCGCTTTGTTCATCTCGGCGGCCATCTCAATGGGCGCCTGCACGATCGCCTGGAGCTGATGTCCGGCGTCAACATCCACGACCTGCAGGTGCATCGTCATTTGCCTGCGCTCGGCCAGCCGGCGCTGATCGTTCATGACATGGATGACCAAGACGTGCCCTGGGCCGAAGGTGAACGCTACGCACGCTACTGGCGCGGCGCGCGCCTACTCACCACGCAGGGGCTGGGTCACCGCGACGTGCTCGACGCACCGGAAGTCATCGAGGCCTCGCTGGCGTTTTTGCGTGGCGAAGTCGTGGGTGAGCGCGTGGTCTCGTCGCCGAATTTGCCGTTTGGCGATAGCTGA
- a CDS encoding methylmalonyl-CoA mutase family protein, protein MSSPAQHVPASAAQAETRPLRFVTAASLFDGHDAAINIMRRIIQSQGAEVIHLGHNRSVEDVVRAALQEDADAIALSSYQGGHVEYFKYMVDMLKEHGAAHIRVFGGGGGTITPEEIRELQAYGVERIYHPNDGMKLGLVEMIEDVMQRTRAAATQRAKLEQATTVVPLVDIDDEISIGHMLSAIEESELPEAELEHLRKQWKMAGKQTPVLGVTGTGGAGKSSVVDELLLRFLHAFPQMRIAVLAVDPTRRRSGGALLGDRIRMNSLRSHRVYMRSMATRRQHAATSAVLHDCIDFLKAQPYDLIIVETAGIGQSDSEIVDLVDFPTYVMTSDYGAASQLEKIDMLDFAELVVLNKFDKRGAEDALRDVRKQWKRNRTAFRLTDEQVPVFPTIASQFNDPGVTWMFSNLCRLLREKLSLPAEKWTPNLDTTLKEPRATVLIPGSRVRYLAEIAEQGRGINKEIEHEAEFASKAQHYYESLKDLGDDKLPRALARYESAVLHEEGADRTLLTLRQRYNEALKELSHEAIHLLHEWPARYKSVTDEVNEYKVRDKVIRVENYRISLSHQKVPKVSPPKTKDWGDLLRFLMRENLPGHYPYTGGVYPYRRTGEDPTRMFAGEGTPERTNRRFHYLSQGGAATRLSTAFDSVTLYGEDPAPRPDIYGKIGNSGVNIASLDDMKKLYSGFDLSAPTSSVSMTINGPAPIILAMFMNTAIDQNVEKYLKADPARWAAAEKHIAELYAHGQRPTYSGELPKGNEGLGLGLLGVTGNQLVDAETYARIKQETLQSVRGTVQADILKEDQAQNTCIFSTEFALRMMGDIQQYFVDHKVRNFYSVSISGYHIAEAGANPISQLAFTLSNGFTIVEYYLARGMNIDDFAPNLSFFFSNGMDPEYTVIGRVARRIWARAMRERYGASARSQMMKYHIQTSGRSLHAQEIQFNDIRTTLQALYALFDNCNSLHTNAYDEAITTPTEESVRRAVAIQMIINKELGLNFNENPWQGSYIVDALTDIVEEAVYKEFDAISERGGVLGAMDTMYQRGKIQEESMFYEHKKHDGSLPLIGVNTFLPKDHGGEIATEIELIRSTEGEKGQQIDNVLAFGKARNDMAPHSLKTLQNTARDRKNVFEQLMEAVKYNSLGQISHALYDVGGEYRRNM, encoded by the coding sequence ATGAGTTCCCCCGCCCAGCACGTTCCCGCCAGCGCCGCCCAGGCGGAGACCCGTCCACTGCGCTTCGTCACGGCAGCCAGCCTGTTCGACGGCCACGACGCGGCCATCAACATCATGCGTCGCATCATCCAGTCGCAAGGTGCGGAAGTGATCCACCTCGGCCATAACCGCTCGGTGGAAGACGTGGTGCGGGCCGCACTGCAGGAAGACGCCGATGCCATTGCGCTGTCGTCCTACCAGGGCGGCCATGTCGAGTATTTCAAGTACATGGTCGACATGTTGAAGGAGCATGGCGCCGCGCACATCCGTGTGTTCGGTGGCGGTGGTGGCACCATCACGCCGGAGGAGATTCGTGAGCTGCAGGCGTACGGCGTGGAGCGTATCTACCACCCGAACGACGGCATGAAGCTCGGTCTGGTCGAGATGATCGAAGACGTCATGCAGCGCACGCGTGCGGCCGCCACCCAGCGCGCCAAGCTGGAGCAGGCCACCACGGTGGTGCCGCTGGTCGACATCGACGACGAGATTTCCATTGGCCATATGCTCTCCGCCATTGAGGAAAGCGAGCTGCCGGAAGCGGAGCTGGAACACCTGCGCAAGCAGTGGAAGATGGCCGGCAAGCAGACGCCGGTGCTCGGCGTGACCGGCACCGGCGGTGCGGGCAAGTCGTCGGTGGTGGATGAACTGCTATTGCGCTTCCTGCACGCGTTCCCGCAGATGCGCATCGCCGTGCTCGCGGTGGACCCCACGCGTCGCCGTAGTGGTGGTGCTTTGCTGGGCGACCGCATCCGCATGAATTCGTTGCGCAGCCATCGCGTGTATATGCGCTCCATGGCCACGCGCCGCCAGCACGCCGCCACCAGCGCGGTGCTGCACGACTGCATCGATTTTCTCAAGGCGCAGCCGTACGACCTGATCATCGTGGAAACCGCGGGCATCGGCCAGAGCGATTCGGAAATCGTCGACCTGGTAGATTTCCCCACCTATGTGATGACCAGCGACTACGGCGCCGCCAGCCAGCTCGAGAAGATCGACATGCTCGACTTCGCCGAACTGGTGGTGCTGAACAAGTTCGACAAGCGCGGCGCCGAAGACGCGCTGCGCGACGTGCGCAAGCAATGGAAGCGCAACCGCACCGCCTTCAGGCTCACCGACGAGCAGGTGCCGGTATTCCCCACCATCGCCAGCCAGTTCAACGATCCGGGCGTCACCTGGATGTTCTCCAACCTGTGCCGCCTGCTGCGCGAGAAGCTCAGCCTGCCGGCCGAGAAGTGGACGCCGAACCTCGACACCACTTTGAAGGAGCCGCGCGCCACCGTGCTGATTCCCGGCAGCCGCGTGCGCTATCTCGCTGAGATCGCGGAGCAGGGTCGTGGCATCAACAAGGAAATCGAGCACGAGGCCGAGTTCGCGAGCAAGGCGCAGCATTACTACGAGTCGTTGAAAGATCTGGGCGACGACAAGTTGCCACGTGCTCTGGCTCGCTACGAGTCCGCCGTGTTGCACGAGGAGGGCGCCGACCGCACCTTGCTGACGCTGCGCCAGCGCTATAACGAAGCGTTGAAGGAACTCAGCCACGAAGCCATTCACCTGCTGCACGAGTGGCCCGCGCGCTACAAGTCGGTGACCGACGAAGTCAATGAGTACAAGGTGCGCGACAAGGTGATCCGGGTGGAGAACTACCGCATATCGCTGAGCCACCAGAAGGTCCCCAAGGTGTCGCCGCCCAAGACCAAGGACTGGGGCGACCTGCTGCGCTTCCTGATGCGCGAGAACCTGCCGGGCCATTACCCGTACACCGGTGGCGTGTACCCGTATCGCCGCACCGGCGAAGACCCGACCCGCATGTTCGCGGGCGAAGGTACGCCAGAGCGCACCAATCGCCGCTTCCATTACCTGAGCCAGGGCGGTGCGGCCACGCGCCTGTCCACCGCGTTCGACTCGGTCACGCTGTATGGCGAAGATCCGGCCCCGCGTCCGGACATCTACGGCAAGATCGGCAACTCCGGCGTCAACATCGCCTCGCTCGACGATATGAAGAAGCTGTACTCCGGCTTCGATCTCAGCGCGCCGACCAGCTCGGTGTCGATGACCATCAACGGTCCCGCGCCGATCATCCTCGCGATGTTCATGAACACCGCGATCGACCAGAACGTGGAGAAGTACCTCAAGGCCGATCCCGCACGTTGGGCTGCGGCCGAAAAGCATATCGCCGAGTTGTACGCCCACGGCCAGCGCCCGACGTATTCGGGTGAGCTGCCCAAGGGCAATGAAGGTCTTGGCCTTGGCCTGCTTGGCGTCACCGGCAACCAGCTGGTTGACGCCGAGACCTATGCGCGCATCAAGCAGGAGACCCTGCAGAGCGTTCGCGGCACCGTACAGGCGGACATCCTCAAGGAAGACCAGGCGCAGAACACCTGCATCTTCTCCACCGAATTCGCGCTGCGCATGATGGGCGACATCCAGCAGTACTTCGTCGACCACAAGGTGCGCAACTTCTACTCAGTATCGATTTCCGGTTATCACATCGCCGAAGCCGGCGCGAACCCGATCAGCCAGCTCGCCTTTACGTTGAGCAACGGCTTCACCATCGTCGAGTACTACCTTGCGCGCGGTATGAACATCGACGACTTCGCGCCGAACCTGTCGTTCTTCTTCTCCAACGGCATGGACCCGGAATACACCGTGATCGGCCGCGTGGCCCGTCGCATCTGGGCACGCGCCATGCGCGAGCGCTACGGTGCCAGCGCGCGCAGCCAGATGATGAAGTACCACATCCAGACCTCCGGCCGTTCGCTGCACGCGCAGGAGATCCAGTTCAACGACATCCGCACCACGCTGCAGGCGCTGTACGCGCTGTTCGACAACTGCAACAGCCTGCATACGAATGCCTACGACGAAGCCATCACCACGCCGACCGAAGAAAGCGTGCGTCGCGCCGTCGCGATCCAGATGATCATCAACAAGGAACTGGGCCTCAACTTCAACGAGAACCCGTGGCAGGGCAGCTATATCGTCGATGCGCTCACCGACATCGTCGAAGAGGCCGTCTACAAGGAGTTCGACGCGATCAGCGAGCGCGGTGGCGTGCTCGGTGCGATGGACACCATGTACCAGCGCGGCAAGATCCAGGAAGAGTCGATGTTCTATGAGCACAAGAAGCACGACGGCAGCCTGCCGCTGATCGGCGTGAATACGTTCCTGCCCAAGGACCATGGCGGCGAGATCGCCACCGAGATCGAACTGATCCGTTCGACGGAAGGCGAAAAGGGTCAGCAGATCGACAACGTGCTGGCTTTCGGCAAGGCGCGTAACGACATGGCCCCGCATAGCCTCAAGACCTTGCAGAACACCGCGCGTGACCGGAAGAACGTCTTCGAGCAGCTCATGGAAGCGGTGAAGTACAACTCACTTGGCCAGATCAGCCACGCGCTTTACGACGTGGGCGGCGAATATCGGCGGAATATGTAA
- a CDS encoding sensor histidine kinase, which produces MRLYLRFYLALLGSLVAFALIAGAAWHLSIAAGMRMPAGHSMLAVMLVFLILALAIGAGAYPIVRRLSRRLERLQHGVEALGAGDLSVRVAVEGEDEVARLALSFNQASERIEKLVGAHKTLLANASHELRTPLARIRMAAELMKETIDPQRRIGLDQDINELDVLIDEILLASRLDAIADIRATEDIDVLALAAEECARFDDVQLSGDPVSVRGDSRLLRRLVRNLLENAQRHGKPPIALQIVHDDDSVTVAVRDAGELLEGTDNERLFEPFYRRAGSSYSVGVGLGLSLVRQIAEHHGGTARCVSARETGNCFVVTLPVSRTAA; this is translated from the coding sequence GTGCGCCTGTATCTCCGCTTCTATCTCGCCCTCCTCGGCAGCCTGGTGGCCTTCGCGCTGATCGCGGGCGCGGCATGGCACCTCAGTATCGCCGCAGGCATGCGCATGCCGGCAGGCCATTCGATGCTCGCGGTCATGCTGGTCTTCCTCATCCTCGCGCTCGCCATAGGCGCTGGCGCCTATCCGATCGTGCGGCGCCTGTCGCGCCGACTGGAACGACTGCAGCACGGGGTCGAAGCGCTTGGAGCGGGTGATTTATCGGTCCGCGTAGCGGTGGAAGGCGAGGATGAGGTGGCCAGGCTCGCGCTCAGCTTCAATCAGGCCAGCGAACGCATCGAAAAGCTGGTGGGTGCGCACAAGACCCTGCTCGCCAACGCGTCGCACGAATTGCGCACGCCACTGGCGCGCATCCGTATGGCCGCCGAGCTGATGAAGGAAACCATCGATCCGCAACGGCGAATCGGGCTGGATCAAGATATCAACGAGCTCGACGTGCTTATTGATGAGATCTTGCTGGCGAGTCGCCTCGATGCGATTGCCGATATCCGGGCCACCGAAGACATCGACGTGCTTGCGCTGGCCGCCGAAGAGTGCGCGCGCTTTGACGATGTCCAACTTTCTGGCGACCCGGTGTCGGTACGAGGCGACTCTCGCCTGCTGCGCCGGCTTGTCCGTAACCTGCTGGAAAACGCGCAACGCCACGGCAAGCCACCCATCGCTTTGCAGATAGTCCATGACGACGACTCGGTGACCGTCGCTGTTCGCGATGCAGGTGAGCTTCTCGAAGGCACCGACAACGAACGGCTGTTCGAGCCGTTCTATCGGCGAGCGGGCAGCAGCTACAGCGTGGGCGTCGGTTTGGGCTTGTCGCTGGTGCGACAGATCGCGGAGCACCACGGCGGGACGGCCCGCTGCGTATCGGCACGGGAGACGGGCAATTGTTTTGTGGTGACGTTGCCAGTGTCGCGGACGGCGGCTTGA
- a CDS encoding response regulator: MAEHLLLVEDDARLAEMLQDYLGQAGFHVTAAASGADALQRLATAHFQAMVLDLMLPDMDGLDVCRRVRSRSDLPVLMLTARGEPMDRILGLELGADDYLPKPFEPRELLARLRSIMRRRGGAAPEQLLRFGRLEIDRDARALYVDGELRSLTSYQFALLVALATHSGRVLSRDSLMDLLKGEHMEAFDRSIDVHISRIRALIEDDPKRPRRIITVRGAGYVFARAQD; the protein is encoded by the coding sequence ATGGCTGAGCACCTGCTACTGGTGGAAGACGACGCCCGTCTGGCGGAGATGCTCCAGGATTACCTGGGCCAGGCGGGCTTTCATGTGACTGCAGCGGCCTCGGGAGCCGATGCGCTGCAGCGCCTGGCCACGGCACACTTTCAGGCCATGGTGCTTGACCTGATGCTGCCCGATATGGACGGGCTCGACGTGTGCCGCCGTGTGCGCAGCCGTTCCGACCTGCCGGTCTTGATGCTTACGGCGCGCGGCGAGCCCATGGACCGCATCCTGGGACTGGAACTGGGCGCCGACGATTACCTTCCCAAACCGTTTGAACCGCGCGAGCTGCTGGCGCGCCTCCGCTCGATCATGCGGCGGCGCGGCGGCGCTGCACCGGAGCAGCTGCTGCGCTTCGGGCGCCTGGAAATCGACCGCGACGCGCGCGCACTCTATGTGGACGGCGAGCTGCGCAGCCTTACTTCGTATCAGTTCGCATTGCTGGTGGCGCTGGCCACGCACAGTGGCCGCGTGCTGTCGCGCGACAGCTTGATGGACCTGCTGAAGGGCGAGCATATGGAAGCGTTCGACCGCTCCATCGACGTGCATATCTCGCGCATTCGCGCGCTGATCGAGGACGACCCCAAGCGCCCTCGACGCATCATCACCGTGCGCGGCGCGGGTTATGTGTTTGCCCGGGCGCAGGACTGA
- a CDS encoding Spy/CpxP family protein refolding chaperone, giving the protein MKTYLPQAAGRSNGAARKSWALALLAAGALAMGVSAMGQTSPAGTPPPAHSHAGMAAGHSADAMSQHLYSTLNVTDAQKAKLDPLMKQTATDFGDFHAQLESGHGEIMSLLTANTVDRTALERLRVAKMHEMDLASKRLVDHLADVADALTPAQRKQARDAMAQHHAEH; this is encoded by the coding sequence ATGAAGACTTACCTTCCGCAAGCTGCCGGCCGTTCCAACGGTGCTGCCCGTAAATCATGGGCCCTGGCGCTGCTGGCGGCCGGCGCACTTGCCATGGGCGTCAGCGCCATGGGCCAGACGTCGCCTGCTGGCACGCCCCCGCCCGCTCATTCCCACGCCGGCATGGCGGCCGGCCACTCGGCCGATGCGATGAGCCAGCACCTGTACAGCACGCTTAACGTCACCGATGCACAAAAAGCCAAGCTCGACCCCTTGATGAAGCAGACCGCCACCGACTTCGGTGACTTTCATGCGCAGCTCGAATCGGGGCATGGTGAGATCATGTCGCTGCTGACGGCGAATACCGTTGACCGTACTGCGCTGGAGCGACTGCGCGTCGCCAAGATGCACGAAATGGACCTTGCCTCCAAGCGACTGGTCGACCACCTTGCCGACGTGGCGGATGCGCTGACGCCCGCGCAGCGCAAGCAAGCGAGGGATGCGATGGCCCAGCATCACGCCGAGCATTGA
- a CDS encoding RcnB family protein — MPDRYYSHEYYVTDYERYHVRRPDPGYRWVRSDDGQLILTAIATGVIIDIALTH; from the coding sequence ATGCCGGATCGCTATTACTCGCATGAGTATTACGTCACCGATTACGAGCGATATCACGTGCGCCGCCCCGATCCGGGCTATCGCTGGGTGCGTAGCGATGATGGTCAACTCATCCTGACGGCGATCGCCACTGGCGTCATCATCGATATCGCACTGACCCACTAA
- a CDS encoding class I SAM-dependent methyltransferase codes for MSHYSGPLLTRPIAETLLAAREADANEWLGSLDLGRTKGSAPLQTDTWEWKGQRYPYPHKLKDRTIYYWDGDEFAPVSRFSGSLIKLVPTEWGAPTFEIDGIKMLPTSKESPFEDARRKVALVEPRDKVLLDTCGGLGYFAACCLEAGVASIQSFEKNPDVLWLRTLNPWSPDPEEPAHGGRLRLAHADVSQAITQVADHSVDALLHDPPRFGIAGELYSQLFYDQLARVLRRGGRLFHYTGSPNKLTSDRDVPREVAKRLEKAGFKAQLALDGVLAMRR; via the coding sequence TTGTCGCATTATTCCGGCCCCTTGCTCACGCGCCCCATCGCCGAAACGCTGCTGGCTGCACGCGAAGCCGATGCGAACGAATGGCTCGGTTCGCTGGACCTGGGCCGCACAAAAGGCAGCGCGCCACTGCAGACGGACACCTGGGAGTGGAAAGGCCAGCGCTACCCGTATCCGCACAAGCTGAAAGACCGCACGATTTATTACTGGGACGGCGACGAGTTCGCGCCGGTATCGCGTTTTTCCGGCTCGCTGATCAAGCTGGTGCCCACCGAATGGGGCGCGCCCACCTTCGAGATCGACGGCATAAAGATGCTGCCCACATCCAAGGAATCGCCGTTTGAGGACGCGCGCCGCAAAGTGGCCTTGGTCGAGCCGCGCGACAAGGTGCTGCTGGATACCTGTGGCGGCCTCGGCTACTTCGCGGCCTGCTGTCTGGAAGCTGGCGTGGCCAGCATCCAGTCGTTCGAGAAGAACCCTGACGTGTTGTGGCTTCGCACGCTTAACCCATGGTCACCGGACCCGGAAGAGCCTGCCCATGGCGGCCGCCTGCGGCTCGCCCATGCCGACGTGTCACAGGCGATCACGCAAGTGGCCGACCATTCAGTGGACGCCCTGCTGCACGATCCGCCGCGCTTCGGCATCGCCGGCGAGCTCTACTCACAGCTGTTCTACGACCAGCTGGCGCGCGTGCTCCGCCGGGGCGGGCGCCTGTTCCACTACACCGGCAGCCCCAACAAGCTCACCAGCGACCGCGATGTCCCGCGTGAGGTGGCGAAGCGCCTGGAAAAAGCGGGCTTCAAGGCGCAGCTGGCGCTGGATGGAGTCCTGGCGATGCGGCGCTGA
- a CDS encoding ATP-grasp domain-containing protein has product MPASPVHRLAIATSVIIPDIHPDDAHLASSLQRLGIEPIACVWNDPEVNWSQFDAVLMRTTWDYFKHYPAFRQWLDQLPVPTINNKALLRWNSDKRYLLELAARGVEIIPTQMVPASQLLQTLAAMPAQQVVVKPTVSGTARHTARGSSDDALFKQIVAQLPPEFDYLVQPFVPEVVSDGEWSLLFFDGEFSHAVIKRPATGDYRVQSEFGGTTQAIEPDAALVASAKRVLAAAAAIGHADAAYARVDGVITQGRFLLMELEMIEPCLHFEGRQEAAERFAENLRKRLAT; this is encoded by the coding sequence ATGCCTGCTTCCCCCGTCCATCGACTCGCCATTGCCACGTCCGTGATTATCCCGGACATACATCCCGACGACGCTCATCTCGCGTCTTCGCTCCAACGCCTCGGCATCGAACCGATCGCCTGCGTCTGGAACGACCCCGAGGTGAACTGGTCGCAGTTCGACGCGGTGCTGATGCGCACGACATGGGACTACTTCAAGCACTACCCGGCCTTCAGGCAATGGCTGGATCAGCTGCCGGTTCCGACCATCAACAACAAGGCACTGCTGCGCTGGAATAGCGACAAGCGCTATCTGCTGGAGCTGGCCGCGCGTGGGGTCGAAATCATTCCCACGCAGATGGTTCCGGCCAGCCAGTTGCTGCAAACGCTGGCTGCCATGCCAGCGCAGCAAGTCGTGGTTAAGCCGACCGTCAGTGGCACCGCCAGACACACCGCTCGCGGCAGCAGCGATGACGCGCTGTTCAAGCAGATCGTCGCCCAGCTTCCGCCGGAGTTCGACTACCTGGTGCAACCTTTCGTGCCCGAAGTCGTGAGCGATGGCGAGTGGTCCCTGCTCTTCTTCGATGGCGAATTCAGCCACGCGGTGATCAAGCGGCCGGCAACGGGCGACTACCGGGTGCAAAGCGAATTCGGCGGCACCACCCAGGCGATCGAGCCCGACGCAGCGCTTGTCGCCAGCGCCAAACGAGTCCTGGCAGCAGCGGCCGCGATAGGCCATGCCGATGCCGCCTATGCACGCGTGGACGGCGTAATCACGCAGGGCCGTTTCCTGCTGATGGAGCTGGAAATGATCGAACCCTGCCTGCATTTCGAGGGTCGCCAGGAGGCGGCCGAGCGCTTTGCGGAAAACCTGCGCAAGCGCTTGGCGACCTGA
- a CDS encoding DUF2182 domain-containing protein: MNAVGTIRERQASRGMACARASQRTFIGGAALLFAASTTVTIVRCRSMSAMGEMPMPGGWTMSMAWMRMPGQTWIGVAASFLGMWTMMMVAMMLPSLVPALWYYRQALVRLGHTQLGQLSALVGTGYFLVWSVFGLAAFALGVALAAIAMQLPELARGVPVATSVVVLIAGALQFTAWKAHHLAHCRTTPACDAPLPADAATAWRHGLRLGRHCLVCCTGMTAILLVVGVMDWRAMALVTAAITAERLAPEGERVARVIGALVVAAGLLLLTRATGLA; the protein is encoded by the coding sequence ATGAACGCCGTCGGCACCATCAGGGAACGGCAGGCCTCGCGCGGCATGGCTTGCGCGCGAGCATCCCAGCGCACTTTCATCGGCGGAGCTGCCCTGCTCTTCGCCGCCAGCACAACGGTGACCATCGTCCGCTGCCGATCCATGTCGGCAATGGGCGAGATGCCCATGCCTGGCGGCTGGACCATGTCAATGGCGTGGATGCGGATGCCCGGGCAGACGTGGATCGGTGTCGCGGCGTCGTTCCTCGGCATGTGGACCATGATGATGGTGGCGATGATGCTGCCATCCCTAGTGCCCGCGCTTTGGTACTACCGCCAGGCGCTGGTCAGGCTGGGCCATACGCAGCTGGGGCAGCTGAGCGCGCTGGTGGGCACGGGCTACTTCCTCGTATGGAGCGTATTTGGCCTGGCCGCCTTTGCGCTGGGCGTCGCATTGGCCGCCATCGCAATGCAGTTGCCAGAACTGGCGCGCGGCGTACCGGTGGCGACCAGCGTCGTTGTCCTGATCGCCGGCGCGCTGCAGTTCACGGCGTGGAAAGCGCACCACCTGGCCCACTGCCGGACGACGCCGGCATGCGACGCTCCGCTGCCGGCAGACGCCGCCACGGCATGGCGACACGGCCTGCGCCTGGGCCGGCACTGCCTCGTCTGCTGTACTGGCATGACGGCCATCCTGCTGGTTGTCGGCGTCATGGACTGGCGTGCGATGGCGCTGGTGACGGCCGCCATTACCGCCGAACGCCTCGCACCCGAAGGTGAGCGCGTGGCGCGAGTGATCGGAGCGTTGGTCGTAGCCGCCGGCTTACTCCTGTTGACGCGCGCGACGGGACTCGCATGA